One window of the Salvia miltiorrhiza cultivar Shanhuang (shh) chromosome 6, IMPLAD_Smil_shh, whole genome shotgun sequence genome contains the following:
- the LOC130989825 gene encoding probable histone acetyltransferase HAC-like 3 isoform X2 — protein sequence MNLDWKKQRSDGVAVMNSRLFEGSAKECLNREIACQYQNLMYHQTNDNPAFLGASSSHESFLPICRPSAGFGFPLGSYDPNLPYFASNYSMTSNSGSSMLRLDDKYNPRHFQKFSQDDHRGFTRLVDSDCKGKPSFEQLCGEVFSPEQLSSVTTCSDADCYSDETPFKVGALGAFSDPTSGDNMALDQFISLWIQEDTSALPSMPLSKSKLRHEHLPSYGLQAPTSEHCRPPSCPPAHVEISLGTQMYGYGIQHQKLHHKVPVEKSSKLSQLSSKRFLSAEQKGFSNVQAPRPTYSISYLQDILIAYLSFKCKLEGLERRQEFVNHLHYTVCTATQICECVDYRTLISHFHDCRNTNCNLCQPVRQWCHSKKISAGPIYESHPMKKVTSESGKSNLYVSRDLRARDYNLPDVQPKPKRMKIENAAKFDNWSLHAVILPHIEQREGGLVDVEDYMDKANKEPLSSKEASATAVTWNETAGDGGSMWSRISNGLLGVGQLPEGHIVSASMNEVPRSIGNFGNSLQTFNDALNLDNIKLGKDDAISHSEWHRLVVEQLDMGYIKTRKEESVTFGSQSTHSDGIDVLPPIGKIPQTSSDALDHDSIKLGKDVAISHSEEQNMVDEQQEIVCVKTSKVKTDVTYGCQDINSPNISVFPQVLDSGRSLRTFNDGHDLDSTNLGKDYAISHSEENNLLDEQQEIGCVTISKVKSNVTFSSQSLNANGISVLPQDSPIDEGENAELMSQAEHERIDARYVLAKPDYQCGRKLDNLKPSGVSLTDFFTAEQIREHLCSLNQDINLDLHASMSAQTLGSNTCQLCALDTLTFSALAMCCTSCGARIKHKLTYYWTKDGTGERYCFCTVCFKEARGGNISYRGLSFPKAQLYKDKNTEESGEAWVQCDRCERWQHQICALYNSERDLKGKAKYICPFCQLAEIEAKGHVPITPVTGAQELPRTKLSDYIEQRLFGSLQRERKQRAEFLGKNPEEVPGASDLTVRVVLSVNKKLRVKQQFLDILHGETYPSEFPYKSKVILLFQKVEAVDVCIFAMFVQEFGSECGNPNKRSVYISYLDSVKYFRPEIKTVAGVALRTFVYHEILIGYLDYCKRLGFVTCYIWACPPLKGEDYILHCHPETQKRPNSHKLVQWYKKMLKKGKEENVVVEFTNFYDHFFVPSGDSNCKITAARLPYFDGDYWSRAIEDMVQTIEKDGGESDRQLKNQMTKRTMKAMGHNDLSADATKDILVMQKLGLKMLTAKEEFLVVHLQFTCTNCHEAILSGSFWSCNHCSKFYLCSRCLEQEQYSNLLETHTETFGVKHHLDKIPVNEVAADTDDNDGLLDNDLFDDRQSFLNFCEKNFYRFDSLRRAKHSSMMIIYHFLASRSRPMEAICSICNLNVVAGWYCEICPQFDVCDACFQREGDHCHFHKLVKHLTKADSRKMSEHMQQQVTTGANSREKSKQIQQYSLPEILDTLKHANQCLSTKDNPCLNPKCRLIKNAFRHTKGCKRRAVGGCNSCKRTWDMIQKHSHACKDSNCHIPRCMDIRNYKRSQKMMLSKEVV from the exons ATGAATTTGGATTGGAAAAAACAGAGATCAGACGGTGTTGCTGTCATGAACAGCCGGCTGTTTGAAGGGTCTGCTAAG GAGTGCCTAAACCGAGAGATTGCTTGCCAATATCAAAACCTAATGTATCACCAAACTAATGACAATCCTGCGTTTCTTGGAGCATCTTCATCTCATGAGTCCTTTTTGCCTATATGCCGACCAAGTGCAGGCTTTGGGTTCCCACTAGGTTCTTATGATCCAAATCTGCCGTACTTTGCCTCCAACTATTCGATGACATCCAATTCTGGCTCTAGCATGCTCAGACTCGATGATAAATATAATCCACGACACTTTCAGA AATTTTCACAGGATGATCACAGGGGTTTCACTAGGCTAGTTGATTCTGATTGCAAAGGTAAACCTTCGTTTGAGCAACTATGTGGAGAGGTTTTTTCTCCTGAGCAGTTGTCATCTGTCACAACATGTTCTGATGCAGATTGTTATTCTGATGAGACCCCATTTAAAGTTGGTGCTCTTGGTGCTTTCTCAGACCCAACATCAG GTGATAATATGGCGCTAGATCAATTCATCTCATTGTGGATTCAAGAAGATACAAGTGCTCTACCTAGCATGCCTTTGAGTAAGTCCAAATTAAGGCATGAGCACTTGCCCAGTTATGGACTGCAGGCTCCTACATCAGAGCACTGTCGTCCTCCATCTTGTCCTCCTGCACATGTTGAGATCTCTTTGGGGACCCAAATGTATGGCTACGGAATTCAGCACCAGAAGTTGCATCACAAAGTGCCTGTAGAGAAGTCATCAAAACTATCCCAGCTATCCTCAAAAAGATTTCTCAGTGCTGAGCAAAAAGGATTTAGTAATGTTCAAGCTCCCAGGCCAACATATTCAATTAGTTATTTGCAAGATATTCTAATCGCGTATCTCAGCTTCAAATGCAAGCTAGAGGGTCTTGAAAGGAGGCAAGAATTTGTGAATCATTTGCATTATACTGTGTGTACGGCGACCCAAATCTGCGAGTGTGTAGATTATCGTACTTTGATATCACACTTCCACGACTGTCGCAACACTAATTGTAATTTATGTCAACCAGTTCGTCAGTGGTGCCATTCTAAGAAAATTAGTGCAGGGCCTATCTATGAGTCGCACCCTATGAAGAAAGTTACATCAGAATCAGGAAAGTCGAATCTATATGTGTCCAGAGATCTCCGTGCTAGAGATTACAATCTTCCGGACGTGCAACCCAAACCTAAACGAATGAAAATAGAGAATGCTGCTAAGTTTGACAACTGGTCCCTGCATGCTGTTATCCTTCCACACATAGAGCAGCGTGAAGGAGGTCTGGTGGATGTTGAGGATTATATGGACAAGGCAAACAAAGAACCGTTGAGCTCCAAGGAAGCATCAGCAACAGCTGTAACTTGGAATGAAACTGCAGGTGATGGTGGATCAATGTGGTCTAGAATATCAAATGGACTCCTAGGTGTCGGCCAGCTACCTGAAGGCCATATAGTTTCAGCCTCAATGAACGAGGTTCCCAGATCCATAGGCAACTTTGGGAATAGCCTTCAAACTTTTAATGATGCTCTCAATCTTGATAACATAAAGCTGGGAAAAGATGATGCCATTTCTCATTCTGAATGGCACAGGTTGGTTGTTGAACAGCTGGATATGGGCTATATCAAGACTAGAAAGGAGGAAAGTGTAACTTTTGGCTCTCAAAGTACACATTCTGACGGCATTGATGTTCTTCCTCCAATTGGGAAAATTCCTCAAACTTCTAGTGATGCTCTTGATCATGATAGCATAAAGCTTGGTAAAGATGTTGCTATCTCTCATTCCGAAGAGCAAAATATGGTTGATGAACAGCAGGAGATAGTCTGTGTCAAGACCAGCAAGGTGAAGACTGATGTGACTTATGGTTGTCAAGATATAAACTCTCCCAACATTTCTGTTTTTCCGCAAGTACTTGATTCTGGGAGAAGTCTTAGAACTTTTAATGATGGACATGATCTTGACAGCACAAATCTTGGAAAAGATTATGCCATTTCTCATTCTGAAGAGAACAATTTGCTTGATGAACAGCAGGAGATAGGCTGTGTCACGATTAGCAAAGTGAAAAGTAATGTAACTTTTAGTTCTCAAAGTTTAAATGCTAATGGCATTTCTGTTCTTCCTCAAGACTCACCAATTGATGAAGGAGAGAACGCCGAACTGATGAGTCAGGCCGAGCACGAGAGGATAGATGCTAGATATGTTTTAGCGAAACCTGACTATCAATGTGGAAGAAAGTTGGACAATTTGAAACCATCAGGTGTTTCCTTAACTGATTTCTTCACTGCTGAGCAAATTAGAGAACACTTGTGTAGTCTCAATCAAGATATCAACCTG GATCTACATGCAAGCATGTCTGCGCAGACACTCGGATCAAATACATGTCAGTTATGTGCTTTGGACACGCTCACATTTAGTGCTCTGGCTATGTGTTGTACATCTTGTGGAGCTCGAATCAAACACAAGTTGACTTATTACTGGACAAAAGATGGAACAGGTGAACGATACTGCTTTTGTACAGTATGCTTCAAGGAGGCTCGTGGTGGTAATATCTCATATAGGGGGCTCTCATTTCCCAAAGCACAGCTTTACAAGGACAAAAACACTGAAGAATCTGGTGAAGCA TGGGTACAATGTGACAGATGTGAACGTTGGCAACACCAGATTTGTGCTCTTTATAATTCTGAACGGGATCTGAAAGGGAAAGCAAAGTACATTTGTCCATTCTGCCAGTTAGCTGAGATAGAAGCTAAAGGGCATGTACCGATAACTCCAGTTACTGGGGCacaagagcttccaagaaccaAGCTTAGTGATTACATAGAACAAAGACTTTTTGGGAGTCTTCAGCGGGAGAGGAAACAGAGAGCAGAGTTTCTAGGGAAGAACCCTGAAGAG GTGCCTGGAGCGTCTGATCTCACAGTCAGAGTGGTGTTATCTGTGAATAAAAAGTTAAGAGTGAAGCAGCAGTTTTTAGATATTCTCCACGGTGAGACGTATCCATCAGAATTTCCATATAAATCTAAG GTGATTCTATTGTTCCAAAAAGTTGAAGCAGTGGATGTATGTATCTTCGCTATGTTTGTCCAAGAGTTTGGGTCAGAATGCGGGAACCCAAACAAGCGTTCTGTATATATTTCCTATCTTGACTCAGTGAAGTACTTCAGGCCTGAAATAAAAACTGTGGCTGGTGTTGCTCTGCGTACCTTTGTATATCATGAAATACTG ATTGGATATCTTGATTACTGCAAGCGGCTTGGTTTTGTTACCTGCTACATATGGGCTTGCCCACCTTTGAAAGGGGAAGATTACATACTACATTGTCATCCTGAGACTCAGAAAAGACCAAATTCTCATAAGCTGGTTCAATG GTACAAGAAGATGCTTAAGAAGGGCAAGGAAGAAAATGTTGTGGTTGAATTTACTAATTTCTATGACCATTTCTTTGTTCCGAGTGGAGACTCCAACTGCAAGATAACAGCAGCACGGTTGCCTTATTTTGATGGAGATTACTGGTCTCGTGCCATTGAAGATATGGTACAAACAATTGAGAAGGATGGTGGAGAATCTGACAGACAATTGAAGAATCAAATGAcaaaaagaactatgaaagcaatggGACATAATGATCTTTCCGCTGATGCAACAAAAGATATTCTAGTTATGCAAAAG CTTGGGCTTAAAATGCTGACTGCAAAGGAAGAGTTCTTGGTCGTCCATTTGCAGTTCACTTGCACAAACTGCCATGAAGCAATACTGTCTGGAAGTTTTTGGTCTTGTAACCACTGCAGCAAATTTTACTTATGCAGCAG ATGCCTTGAACAAGAGCAGTATTCCAATTTACTGGAAACTCACACTGAGACCTTTGGGGTTAAACACCACCTCGATAAG ATACCAGTCAATGAAGTAGCAGCTGATACTGACGATAATGATGGCCTTTTGGATAATGATTTATTTGACGATAGACAGTCTTTCTTGAACTTCTGTGAGAAGAATTTTTACCGATTCGACTCGCTTCGTCGTGCTAAGCATTCATCAATGATGATCATTTATCATTTCCTTGCATCAAGGTCAAGACCAATGGAAGCCATTTGCTCTATTTGTAATCTGAATGTAGTGGCAGGATGGTATTGTGAGATTTGTCCCCAATTTGATGTTTGCGATGCTTGCTTTCAAAGGGAGGGGGATCATTGTCATTTTCACAAGTTAGTTAAGCACCTGACAAAGGCTGATTCCAGAAAAATGAGCGAACATATGCAGCAGCAAGTAACAACGGGGGCTAATTCCAGAGAAAAGAGTAAACAAATACAGCAGTATAGCTTACCCGAG ATTCTGGATACACTAAAGCATGCCAATCAGTGTCTATCCACAAAAGACAACCCCTGTTTGAACCCCAAATGTCGTCTTATCAAGAACGCATTCCGGCACACCAAGGGTTGTAAACGTCGTGCAGTTGGTGGTTGCAATTCCTGTAAGAGAACATGGGACATGATTCAAAAGCACTCACATGCTTGCAAAGATTCTAATTGCCATATACCTCGGTGCAT GGACATCAGAAATTATAAAAGGAGCCAGAAAATGATGTTGAGCAAAGAGGTGGTGTAA
- the LOC130989825 gene encoding probable histone acetyltransferase HAC-like 3 isoform X3 produces MNLDWKKQRSDGVAVMNSRLFEGSAKECLNREIACQYQNLMYHQTNDNPAFLGASSSHESFLPICRPSAGFGFPLGSYDPNLPYFASNYSMTSNSGSSMLRLDDKYNPRHFQKFSQDDHRGFTRLVDSDCKDCYSDETPFKVGALGAFSDPTSGDNMALDQFISLWIQEDTSALPSMPLSKSKLRHEHLPSYGLQAPTSEHCRPPSCPPAHVEISLGTQMYGYGIQHQKLHHKVPVEKSSKLSQLSSKRFLSAEQKGFSNVQAPRPTYSISYLQDILIAYLSFKCKLEGLERRQEFVNHLHYTVCTATQICECVDYRTLISHFHDCRNTNCNLCQPVRQWCHSKKISAGPIYESHPMKKVTSESGKSNLYVSRDLRARDYNLPDVQPKPKRMKIENAAKFDNWSLHAVILPHIEQREGGLVDVEDYMDKANKEPLSSKEASATAVTWNETAGDGGSMWSRISNGLLGVGQLPEGHIVSASMNEVPRSIGNFGNSLQTFNDALNLDNIKLGKDDAISHSEWHRLVVEQLDMGYIKTRKEESVTFGSQSTHSDGIDVLPPIGKIPQTSSDALDHDSIKLGKDVAISHSEEQNMVDEQQEIVCVKTSKVKTDVTYGCQDINSPNISVFPQVLDSGRSLRTFNDGHDLDSTNLGKDYAISHSEENNLLDEQQEIGCVTISKVKSNVTFSSQSLNANGISVLPQDSPIDEGENAELMSQAEHERIDARYVLAKPDYQCGRKLDNLKPSGVSLTDFFTAEQIREHLCSLNQDINLTVGQDLHASMSAQTLGSNTCQLCALDTLTFSALAMCCTSCGARIKHKLTYYWTKDGTGERYCFCTVCFKEARGGNISYRGLSFPKAQLYKDKNTEESGEAWVQCDRCERWQHQICALYNSERDLKGKAKYICPFCQLAEIEAKGHVPITPVTGAQELPRTKLSDYIEQRLFGSLQRERKQRAEFLGKNPEEVPGASDLTVRVVLSVNKKLRVKQQFLDILHGETYPSEFPYKSKVILLFQKVEAVDVCIFAMFVQEFGSECGNPNKRSVYISYLDSVKYFRPEIKTVAGVALRTFVYHEILIGYLDYCKRLGFVTCYIWACPPLKGEDYILHCHPETQKRPNSHKLVQWYKKMLKKGKEENVVVEFTNFYDHFFVPSGDSNCKITAARLPYFDGDYWSRAIEDMVQTIEKDGGESDRQLKNQMTKRTMKAMGHNDLSADATKDILVMQKLGLKMLTAKEEFLVVHLQFTCTNCHEAILSGSFWSCNHCSKFYLCSRCLEQEQYSNLLETHTETFGVKHHLDKIPVNEVAADTDDNDGLLDNDLFDDRQSFLNFCEKNFYRFDSLRRAKHSSMMIIYHFLASRSRPMEAICSICNLNVVAGWYCEICPQFDVCDACFQREGDHCHFHKLVKHLTKADSRKMSEHMQQQVTTGANSREKSKQIQQYSLPEILDTLKHANQCLSTKDNPCLNPKCRLIKNAFRHTKGCKRRAVGGCNSCKRTWDMIQKHSHACKDSNCHIPRCMDIRNYKRSQKMMLSKEVV; encoded by the exons ATGAATTTGGATTGGAAAAAACAGAGATCAGACGGTGTTGCTGTCATGAACAGCCGGCTGTTTGAAGGGTCTGCTAAG GAGTGCCTAAACCGAGAGATTGCTTGCCAATATCAAAACCTAATGTATCACCAAACTAATGACAATCCTGCGTTTCTTGGAGCATCTTCATCTCATGAGTCCTTTTTGCCTATATGCCGACCAAGTGCAGGCTTTGGGTTCCCACTAGGTTCTTATGATCCAAATCTGCCGTACTTTGCCTCCAACTATTCGATGACATCCAATTCTGGCTCTAGCATGCTCAGACTCGATGATAAATATAATCCACGACACTTTCAGA AATTTTCACAGGATGATCACAGGGGTTTCACTAGGCTAGTTGATTCTGATTGCAAAG ATTGTTATTCTGATGAGACCCCATTTAAAGTTGGTGCTCTTGGTGCTTTCTCAGACCCAACATCAG GTGATAATATGGCGCTAGATCAATTCATCTCATTGTGGATTCAAGAAGATACAAGTGCTCTACCTAGCATGCCTTTGAGTAAGTCCAAATTAAGGCATGAGCACTTGCCCAGTTATGGACTGCAGGCTCCTACATCAGAGCACTGTCGTCCTCCATCTTGTCCTCCTGCACATGTTGAGATCTCTTTGGGGACCCAAATGTATGGCTACGGAATTCAGCACCAGAAGTTGCATCACAAAGTGCCTGTAGAGAAGTCATCAAAACTATCCCAGCTATCCTCAAAAAGATTTCTCAGTGCTGAGCAAAAAGGATTTAGTAATGTTCAAGCTCCCAGGCCAACATATTCAATTAGTTATTTGCAAGATATTCTAATCGCGTATCTCAGCTTCAAATGCAAGCTAGAGGGTCTTGAAAGGAGGCAAGAATTTGTGAATCATTTGCATTATACTGTGTGTACGGCGACCCAAATCTGCGAGTGTGTAGATTATCGTACTTTGATATCACACTTCCACGACTGTCGCAACACTAATTGTAATTTATGTCAACCAGTTCGTCAGTGGTGCCATTCTAAGAAAATTAGTGCAGGGCCTATCTATGAGTCGCACCCTATGAAGAAAGTTACATCAGAATCAGGAAAGTCGAATCTATATGTGTCCAGAGATCTCCGTGCTAGAGATTACAATCTTCCGGACGTGCAACCCAAACCTAAACGAATGAAAATAGAGAATGCTGCTAAGTTTGACAACTGGTCCCTGCATGCTGTTATCCTTCCACACATAGAGCAGCGTGAAGGAGGTCTGGTGGATGTTGAGGATTATATGGACAAGGCAAACAAAGAACCGTTGAGCTCCAAGGAAGCATCAGCAACAGCTGTAACTTGGAATGAAACTGCAGGTGATGGTGGATCAATGTGGTCTAGAATATCAAATGGACTCCTAGGTGTCGGCCAGCTACCTGAAGGCCATATAGTTTCAGCCTCAATGAACGAGGTTCCCAGATCCATAGGCAACTTTGGGAATAGCCTTCAAACTTTTAATGATGCTCTCAATCTTGATAACATAAAGCTGGGAAAAGATGATGCCATTTCTCATTCTGAATGGCACAGGTTGGTTGTTGAACAGCTGGATATGGGCTATATCAAGACTAGAAAGGAGGAAAGTGTAACTTTTGGCTCTCAAAGTACACATTCTGACGGCATTGATGTTCTTCCTCCAATTGGGAAAATTCCTCAAACTTCTAGTGATGCTCTTGATCATGATAGCATAAAGCTTGGTAAAGATGTTGCTATCTCTCATTCCGAAGAGCAAAATATGGTTGATGAACAGCAGGAGATAGTCTGTGTCAAGACCAGCAAGGTGAAGACTGATGTGACTTATGGTTGTCAAGATATAAACTCTCCCAACATTTCTGTTTTTCCGCAAGTACTTGATTCTGGGAGAAGTCTTAGAACTTTTAATGATGGACATGATCTTGACAGCACAAATCTTGGAAAAGATTATGCCATTTCTCATTCTGAAGAGAACAATTTGCTTGATGAACAGCAGGAGATAGGCTGTGTCACGATTAGCAAAGTGAAAAGTAATGTAACTTTTAGTTCTCAAAGTTTAAATGCTAATGGCATTTCTGTTCTTCCTCAAGACTCACCAATTGATGAAGGAGAGAACGCCGAACTGATGAGTCAGGCCGAGCACGAGAGGATAGATGCTAGATATGTTTTAGCGAAACCTGACTATCAATGTGGAAGAAAGTTGGACAATTTGAAACCATCAGGTGTTTCCTTAACTGATTTCTTCACTGCTGAGCAAATTAGAGAACACTTGTGTAGTCTCAATCAAGATATCAACCTG ACTGTTGGGCAGGATCTACATGCAAGCATGTCTGCGCAGACACTCGGATCAAATACATGTCAGTTATGTGCTTTGGACACGCTCACATTTAGTGCTCTGGCTATGTGTTGTACATCTTGTGGAGCTCGAATCAAACACAAGTTGACTTATTACTGGACAAAAGATGGAACAGGTGAACGATACTGCTTTTGTACAGTATGCTTCAAGGAGGCTCGTGGTGGTAATATCTCATATAGGGGGCTCTCATTTCCCAAAGCACAGCTTTACAAGGACAAAAACACTGAAGAATCTGGTGAAGCA TGGGTACAATGTGACAGATGTGAACGTTGGCAACACCAGATTTGTGCTCTTTATAATTCTGAACGGGATCTGAAAGGGAAAGCAAAGTACATTTGTCCATTCTGCCAGTTAGCTGAGATAGAAGCTAAAGGGCATGTACCGATAACTCCAGTTACTGGGGCacaagagcttccaagaaccaAGCTTAGTGATTACATAGAACAAAGACTTTTTGGGAGTCTTCAGCGGGAGAGGAAACAGAGAGCAGAGTTTCTAGGGAAGAACCCTGAAGAG GTGCCTGGAGCGTCTGATCTCACAGTCAGAGTGGTGTTATCTGTGAATAAAAAGTTAAGAGTGAAGCAGCAGTTTTTAGATATTCTCCACGGTGAGACGTATCCATCAGAATTTCCATATAAATCTAAG GTGATTCTATTGTTCCAAAAAGTTGAAGCAGTGGATGTATGTATCTTCGCTATGTTTGTCCAAGAGTTTGGGTCAGAATGCGGGAACCCAAACAAGCGTTCTGTATATATTTCCTATCTTGACTCAGTGAAGTACTTCAGGCCTGAAATAAAAACTGTGGCTGGTGTTGCTCTGCGTACCTTTGTATATCATGAAATACTG ATTGGATATCTTGATTACTGCAAGCGGCTTGGTTTTGTTACCTGCTACATATGGGCTTGCCCACCTTTGAAAGGGGAAGATTACATACTACATTGTCATCCTGAGACTCAGAAAAGACCAAATTCTCATAAGCTGGTTCAATG GTACAAGAAGATGCTTAAGAAGGGCAAGGAAGAAAATGTTGTGGTTGAATTTACTAATTTCTATGACCATTTCTTTGTTCCGAGTGGAGACTCCAACTGCAAGATAACAGCAGCACGGTTGCCTTATTTTGATGGAGATTACTGGTCTCGTGCCATTGAAGATATGGTACAAACAATTGAGAAGGATGGTGGAGAATCTGACAGACAATTGAAGAATCAAATGAcaaaaagaactatgaaagcaatggGACATAATGATCTTTCCGCTGATGCAACAAAAGATATTCTAGTTATGCAAAAG CTTGGGCTTAAAATGCTGACTGCAAAGGAAGAGTTCTTGGTCGTCCATTTGCAGTTCACTTGCACAAACTGCCATGAAGCAATACTGTCTGGAAGTTTTTGGTCTTGTAACCACTGCAGCAAATTTTACTTATGCAGCAG ATGCCTTGAACAAGAGCAGTATTCCAATTTACTGGAAACTCACACTGAGACCTTTGGGGTTAAACACCACCTCGATAAG ATACCAGTCAATGAAGTAGCAGCTGATACTGACGATAATGATGGCCTTTTGGATAATGATTTATTTGACGATAGACAGTCTTTCTTGAACTTCTGTGAGAAGAATTTTTACCGATTCGACTCGCTTCGTCGTGCTAAGCATTCATCAATGATGATCATTTATCATTTCCTTGCATCAAGGTCAAGACCAATGGAAGCCATTTGCTCTATTTGTAATCTGAATGTAGTGGCAGGATGGTATTGTGAGATTTGTCCCCAATTTGATGTTTGCGATGCTTGCTTTCAAAGGGAGGGGGATCATTGTCATTTTCACAAGTTAGTTAAGCACCTGACAAAGGCTGATTCCAGAAAAATGAGCGAACATATGCAGCAGCAAGTAACAACGGGGGCTAATTCCAGAGAAAAGAGTAAACAAATACAGCAGTATAGCTTACCCGAG ATTCTGGATACACTAAAGCATGCCAATCAGTGTCTATCCACAAAAGACAACCCCTGTTTGAACCCCAAATGTCGTCTTATCAAGAACGCATTCCGGCACACCAAGGGTTGTAAACGTCGTGCAGTTGGTGGTTGCAATTCCTGTAAGAGAACATGGGACATGATTCAAAAGCACTCACATGCTTGCAAAGATTCTAATTGCCATATACCTCGGTGCAT GGACATCAGAAATTATAAAAGGAGCCAGAAAATGATGTTGAGCAAAGAGGTGGTGTAA